The window ATTTATAAGGGTTCACCGGTCATATATTGTAAACAAAAATAAAGTTGATAGGGCCGAACGGCACCAGCTGCACCTTAGCGGCCGGGTTGTGCCGCTTGGCAATAGTTTTAATACCGAATTACTAACCGGTAAAAACTAAAAAAGAGGCGCGTTATTTAACGCGCCTCTTTTTTAAATAATAGATGACTATTGGAAGTCCTTTAAAGTTATATTGAATATCATAACTGCGTTGGCACCTACCGAAGGGCTTGGCGACGAGTTACCATACGCCAGGGCAGATGGTAAAATAAGTATCATCTTTCCGCCTTTTCTCATTAACGGGATACCCAATTTCCAGCCTTCAATAATATTGGCCCTAAAGTTAAGCGGTGTAGTATAACTACCAGAGTCAAACACGGTGCCTTTAGGTAACGTACCTACGTAATCTACCGATACTATTGAGTTTTCGGTTGGATGAGCTCCCGTACCAGCTGTTGTTATCTGGTAATAAAGACCTTTAGGCCCTTTTGTAGCAGTAATTTCGGGGTGTGCAGTTAAATATGCTTGAATGGTTACGCTATCTGCTTTTGCCTGTGCAACCGAGTCGAAAGGTGGAATCACCACATCATCCGCTTTTTTTGAACATGATGATAAACCAACTATCACCACTCCTAATATCATCAATAAATAATTTTTCATATTGTTATATACGTCAATAAGTCCCATTACGATACAGTAGTTTTAATTTTTAGTTCATTTAGTTGCGCATCGGCAATTGTTGATGGCGAATCTATCATTACATCGCGGCCCGAATTATTTTTAGGGAAGGCGATAACATCGCGAATAGAATCTAATCCGGCGAAGATAGAGGTTAACCTGTCGAACCCGAAAGCGATACCACCGTGCGGTGGTGCGCCGTATTCAAAGGCATCCATTAAAAAGCCAAACTGTTTCTGTGCCTCCTCGGGCGAAAAGCCTAAATGCTTAAACATTAACGATTGCAAAGCCCTATCGTGTATACGGATAGAGCCACCGCCAATTTCGGTACCGTTTATAACTAAATCGTAAGCATTAGCGCGTACGTTTTTAGGGTCGGTATCTAATAGTGTGATATCCTCGGGCTTGGGCGAGGTAAACGGGTGGTGCATAGCATGGTAACGCTCTGTTTCCTCGTCCCACTCCAATAAAGGAAAATCTAACACCCAAAGCGGCGAAAATTTATTTTTATCGCGCAGGCCTAAACGGCCGCCAACTTCTAAACGCAGCTCGTTCAATTGTTTACGCACCTTGTCGGTTTCGCCGGCTAATATAAATATCAAATCGCCCGGTTCTGTTTCAAACGCGGCGCTCCATTTGGCCAGTTCTTCTTCGTTGTAAAATTTATCTACCGATGATTTTAATGTACCATCATCATTATGGCGGCAATATATTAAACCGGTAGCGCCAATTTGCGGGCGTTTCATCCACTCGGTTAGTTCATCTATTTGCTTGCGGGTATAACTTGCGCAGCCTTTTGCATTGATGCCAACAACCAGTTCGGCATTATCAAAAATGCTGAAACCTTTACCTTTAACTACATCATTCAGCTCAACAAACTGCATCCCAAAACGGGTGT is drawn from Inquilinus sp. KBS0705 and contains these coding sequences:
- the aspS gene encoding aspartate--tRNA ligase, translated to MLRTHTCGQLNISNLGETVTLCGWVQKSRDLGGTTFIDVRDRYGLTQLVLNTDTDADLREAGRQLGREFVIKVTGKVLERSNKNTKIPTGEIEIAITELEILNAAKIPPFLIEDETDGGEELRAKYRYLDLRRNPIRNNLVLRHKMAQEIRKYLDGLDFIEVETPVLIKSTPEGARDFVVPSRMNLGEFYALPQSPQTFKQLLMVSGFDRYFQIVKCFRDEDLRADRQPEFTQIDCEMSFITQEDILNIFEGLTRHLFKTVKGLDLGDFPRMQYADAMRLYGSDKPDTRFGMQFVELNDVVKGKGFSIFDNAELVVGINAKGCASYTRKQIDELTEWMKRPQIGATGLIYCRHNDDGTLKSSVDKFYNEEELAKWSAAFETEPGDLIFILAGETDKVRKQLNELRLEVGGRLGLRDKNKFSPLWVLDFPLLEWDEETERYHAMHHPFTSPKPEDITLLDTDPKNVRANAYDLVINGTEIGGGSIRIHDRALQSLMFKHLGFSPEEAQKQFGFLMDAFEYGAPPHGGIAFGFDRLTSIFAGLDSIRDVIAFPKNNSGRDVMIDSPSTIADAQLNELKIKTTVS
- a CDS encoding peptidylprolyl isomerase, which translates into the protein MGLIDVYNNMKNYLLMILGVVIVGLSSCSKKADDVVIPPFDSVAQAKADSVTIQAYLTAHPEITATKGPKGLYYQITTAGTGAHPTENSIVSVDYVGTLPKGTVFDSGSYTTPLNFRANIIEGWKLGIPLMRKGGKMILILPSALAYGNSSPSPSVGANAVMIFNITLKDFQ